The Glycine max cultivar Williams 82 chromosome 3, Glycine_max_v4.0, whole genome shotgun sequence sequence gtggACTTTGCCGGCAACATGGTCATAGCAGAAATAATTGTCCTAATGTATCCTCATCTTAGTTTTTCCTTAGACAAATgtcattgtttaaatattttattgatgacATAGTATAATgttcttatataaataaattgttaaaagctttagttttatcatttttaattaaatctaataacataaacaaactaattatatttagtaaaatagttaaattaaaaattttaaaattcatattattatacaaaataaatatttactaaaataaatatattattatacaaaattcagATTTTGAAACATATATTCAcccaaaaaatatcttaaataatttaaataatataacaaaaatatttaaattaaattataaaataatattacataaattaatttaataaataaataattttaaaattaatttaaaataattttatataatataatatttaattttaataatatataaatttttttataaaaaaaaaagaaagaagggaaGTCGGGGGTGCCAGAATCTGACTTCCATGAACGCTACTGAAAGTGGTGTAGTTTGGGAATTAATTCCCAAAGTAGTGTATTTCAAGCAAaaattggagagagaaggtgcagaatggtaaaaaaatctaatgCTTCCTGATTAGgacaaacaaaaaacacataAATTGTCATCTAAGGTAGTGGttcttagatttttttaagtgacaaaaatcatacattttgatatttttttgaccaattcattaagtaattaattttcatttttaacccATTTGAGTGAAAATGACCCAATGGAACGGTGAGCTCAAGCAATGCAAACAAGGAAACTTAATAGCATTTCATTTGAAGTCCGCAgggatataatatataataacgagggtattaaaaagtgttttgacACTATTTCTCGGGATAAGGACCTATATGTTAGGCCATAACTAGCCTGCACTTTGAAATCTATTtcagtttgaattttgaaagtgAGTGTGGCGTACCGTGTACGTATCTGCAGAAAGTGAATGAATGGTAATGGGGGAAGAAGGGTGCAAGGTATGTGTTACAGGAGGCAGTGGTTACATTGGTTCCTGGCTCATCAAGAAGCTACTGGCCAAGGGCTACACAGTTCATGCAACTCTCAGAGACTTGAGTTACTACTCTataatttctctctctataCATATGCCTGTTAATTTTGTTGTCttatgaattttgattttgaatttgcaaTAACAGAGAATGAGTCAAAGGTTGGCCTCTTAAAGAGCCTTCCACAATCAGAAGGAAAACTGGTGCTGTTTGAAGCTGATATTTACAACCCAAATGATTTTGACCTTGCAATTGAAGGCTGCAAGTTTGTGTTTCATGTTGCTACTCCCATGATCCATGAACCTGGCTCCCAGGTTCGCCTCTTAAGTCTTAATTATAtcactctttctctctttaaaacaacgtataatagattttaattttaacatgtGTACCTGAGTCatgtcataaatatatatatgcatagcaGTACAAGGATACTAGTGAAGCGGCAGTTGCTGGAACAAAAAGCATTTTCCTGTCTTGTGTGAGAGCAGGGACGGTGAAGCGTCTCATCTACACCGCGTCTGTTGTTTCTGCTTCTCCATTGAAAGAAGATGGGAGCGGTTTCAAAGATGCAATGGATGAAAATTGCTGGACCCCTCTCAATGATTCCTTGGCATATATATACCGTGATGATCCTTTTCTTAAGGTTAGTTCCCAAGTTTCAAAGAATTTGGATTCATAGTTCTCCTTGATCAGATATCAGGGCcgcgtaatttttttttttttttttgcgtacTTGAGGACACTACATTACACAGACAATAGTAGTTAGCATCAGAGATAAGCATGTAACATAAACCATGTGCCTGGGGTATAAGCTTTATTAAGGATATACTTCTTAGAGagattttaaagtaaatttatctttaaaggTAGGATAGAAGCCACCCCAATTTCCCAACACAGTCATTTCTTAATCTATATTCAAGGGATTCGGTTACTCTAACGTGAGTAATTTCAGTGGTTAATGAGAAAATCAATTATTGACATTATAGATATTAGGTGCACGTGAATAATAATAGATTAGGAATGTTTTAAAATACCATCGATTGATTGAAATTACTTATCTTAGCATTGCTCCTTTACAAGAGCCAAATCCAATTCAGAGATACAAATGTCCAAATGTTGACTTTATTATTGTATTGGTCTTAATCTTATATTTGAAGGGCTATACTTATTCAAAGACACTGTCGGAGAGACATGTGCTGAGCTACGGGAACGAAGAAAATGGTGGAGGAATGGAGGTGGTAACACTCACTTGTGGACTAGTGGGAGGTGACACCCTTCTATCTTCTACACCCGCTAGCGGAGTAGTTTGTATCGCTCAGATCATGCAGAATGAAAGGGCGTACATATCACTCAAGTTCCTAAAGGAATTGTTGGGGAAAATTCCTCTTGTACACGTTGATGATGTCTGTGAAGCTCATATTTTCTGCATGGAAAGCACCTCGATCAGTGGAAGATTCTTGTGTGCAAGTTCATATATTTCATTAGAAGAGATGGCTAATCATTACGCTCTTCATTATCCAGAATTCAATGTGAAACAAGAGTAAGTGGCTGATCTTGGTTattactatatttattattactcACTCTTTTttcgtttgtttgtttttgaaagaattAACACAAAGGACTAAACggtagaattttaaatttttatgaaaacaaaTGTTAAACAAGCACATTTTCCATGGAATAACTTTAAAATCAAAACTGATCATGATTATGTAGTCTTAGAATACACAAATTTAGCTTTCTTCCTTTTAGTTGTTAACGGTTTTCATATGAAAATTACATTTCAGATATGAAGATGGGCTGAAGAAGGATATCAAGTGGGCCTCAACAAAGCTGTGTGACAAAGGCTTTGTATACAAATATGACGCCAAGATGCTATTGGATGATTGTATCAAATGTGCAAGAAGGATGGGTGATATCTAGTCTCCATCTACACCCTTGATTGCTATATCTGCTTGTAATACAATATGCACCAGGCGTCTGCCTCATTTCTTCTTGCTCCCTATCTTACTGTTGTTACTATTGTTTTCgcaattatgattaaaaaataaactcggCTTCAAATCAATTAGAAAAGTGAATTGACTGCGACTATGAGAGTTtccaatagaaaaagaaaaaaaaaataggaaaattgAGCAGGGTTGAAAACCTGGATCATAATGGGCTAAGACTCAGTTTGATGGAATTTGACTGTGCTGAACAGATGAATCACTTAAACAACTTGTTTTGACTCTTAATCAGGTGAGAGACATGACACACATTTTGCTAGCTGGTCTCAAGGAGTACCACATTCTTTTATGACAAGTACATAACCAGGGAAATGGATTCCATGCATTCATGCAGTCATGAATTCATACTGTTGATGAAGATCGAATGACTTGATTTTAAATGTAAACCGTTTTATCTTCATCAAACAGTTATGATTGACTCAATGCGTGAATTCTGTGATATTAAGGAAATCTGGATCCTACATACCATTAGGTGGAGAGGTAGAGAGAGGTCATTTTATTGggtagaaaatacaaaatcatggagatataaggttgactTGATAGATAAGGGAGAAGAGAGGGGAGAAAGGTTGTAGATTCGAATCCACCCACTAatacaaactaacaattaacattaaGTGATGGGCTAAAAGAAGGCATATGACATGATGCATTGACCATTGATCACAATCAAAATTCTAGATAACAACTATGAGAGGAAAACTCATTCATTTCAGAAATTTCAACCCTGCTTGAACCAATTACAAGAGAAGTAAGAAAACGGTAGACTACAGCTACAAATTATATACGCATTACATCCTAGGTGAAGGTACATTACATACAGGAAAACTCTCCAAACTTGCATGACAGGGATGATTCATTGTCTTGATTTATCAACATGACTTATGATTACCCTTCCATAGTCAGGATCTACGGCTCACCAGTTAATCCAGAACAGACTATGGCTATGCTGTCCTTAGCTCTTACTCTCTCTAACTATCTACGTGGAACTGCAGGGAAGTTCTTATGAAGAGAAAAATTCAGGAATGTTGAAAGGGAAATCCGTGTCAAAATCCCCCTTATCAAGTAAGATATCCAAATCCAGGATTGGGGAGTTGGTGACTGAAGTTAGGGCTGAAACTATCTCAGTGATATCAGATTCTGAGGTTTGTATGTTTCGGCATAATAGTCCAGTGCTGTCCAAGTCGTATGCTGACAAACAGAAAGGGTTTGATTCTGAAGTCGCTGGTGATATGAATACAGGAGAAAAGCTTTCCATGAAATGGTTTTCAATCATGGTGTCGGGTAACATGTTATCCTCATTTTCTGATCcaattgatgaagaagaaaaggaaaaccatGGGAAGATATCCTCCTTGGTTTCCAATTCCTCTGTTTTGACTTTAAGCTCTGTTTCAAAGGTGAAAATCCCCTCAGGGTTCTGTTGTTGTGTTTTCTCTAGAAGTGGTTGATTCTTTTGGAATTGATTTTCCCCCAAACCTATCTTTATGTTTGATGAGAATGCCTTGTTTAAATGCTTAGCTTGCGTGCATGTATGTCTTCCTCTGTAGGTCACCTCAATTGTTGTTGGGTCTTCATCTGACCTTTGAACTTGTTTTGTTGCTAGACACCCTTGTACATTTCTCTGTGTGCATCTGTAATATCCTCTGCAATGCAAACCACTAGTTGTCAATTTTTCGGTAAAACtagaaaataacttatttttatgttattaatataaatattagattGGCAAAGTTATTATGGTCCGAATCCGAATGCCAAATAAAAACCCCTTTTGTTTTATGGCTTGATTTGGAAGTGGGACAAGAAACCTGTATTTTTTTGGGCAAATAGGCAcggttaaagaattaaaattaaaaaacaattattaaaatacataaaattgtattatttatgtattttttatattcttttataatttttatattaaatagttTGTTAGTTGCAGTGAAGGTTATAGTACAGTTTACttccagaaataaaaaaaatcagaaaaatggATATTAATGATCTATTCTTATCTCATTATGAATTCGATTGCAATTTGCCAAATAGCATGTTACTGCATTTACTTCTGAATTGGAGCACATGAGCTGCCAAACCCACATCCAACATGACACTTTGCAACAAGTTGTTCCGCTTTATAAGAGTGTCAGGTTTCTCCAGTGTACGGATGCATGCATCCCTCTTGCACCACTCGCATAACCTCATTAATATAACACGACACATTTAACAAAAAGCACTAATTTGGATACATTTGAAACTAGCTGACGTGATCCTTTGGATAAGTTTACAGATTGCAAGTCATTTTAAAACACTGGAGGGACTATAACCATTAAAACAAGGAAAGAGAGCATCGTACATGCATATTTAGTTCCCTCATTAAACATCATTAGCTAATTGGCCAGTGGTTGTTCAGTTAGCAGGTACCTAAGGCCTCTGGCACTAACTAAACTATGTTCTCATGCTTCTATGTCATAAAGTTAGAGGGGTGAACCATTCTGTCACATTGAAATCAAATGGCAATTACTATATAAACTTatcctacaaaaaaaaatgctaattaaACTTGTTTAATTTATGACAAGAAAAAGTTAAATGAGAAAAAGAGCTTCAATCTAACCTTGGAAACTTAGCTCCGAGAATATCCTTTTGGCCATATTTTCTCCAGCTATATCCATCATCCAAAGACCCTTCAAGTCCTGTTCTTGAGCAAATCTTCACTTGCTCGGTCCATCTGGGCATGGTCTTTCTGCACCTCACAAATTCAAAAGAGCCCCAGATATTTGAAACCAGAACACAACCTCAACAAGtcacaaagaaacaagaacttGGTAACTTCTGACATTACCTTTTCTTGAAGACAGCTTTGTGCTCAAATTCACGGTCCACGACCTCACTTCTGGGGCTTTCACTATTTGTAAAAGAACAACGGGAATCCATGATGTTGAGACTGGTGGTTTTGGCTTCTCCCACAATAGACCCCCAGTTCAACATGGTGAGTGCTTTCTCATAGGACAAAAGTATTTTCTCAACCAACAATTCATTGGTTTCATGGGATGATGGAGAAGATGAAACCAGATGGTCACTGAGCTGCTTTGTTAGTTCCTTTCCTTGGATTAGTTCATGGATCAGATTAGTGTATTTCCTCTTGGTGCTCTCTTCCATTTTGTGAAAATGAACTAATAACAAGCAACGGCAATGGAATTGCTCTCCTACTTTTAGTTGCAGCTAAGGCCTGTGGTTGCTGAATTGCTCTCAACAAGCCAAAGTGAGCTACTGATATGCCAAATAAGAGGGTGCTTAAGTGAGGAGATATAAGCTACAAATGTGGAAGTGAAGGTGCGTGTGAAATAGACAGATCGAGAGGACTTGCTTGGGGAAGGTGAGAAGAAGAGTGATATATATGTAAGGGTGGGAATTTGAATGGAAAGAAGATAGTTTTGACTAGCCAAACTGAACGAGTTTTCCACAACGTGGGTCCAGAATAGTGGAGAGAATAGTACAGGTttgactctattttttttttcttttctctttttatcatattattgatAGAAAATATCTATCAGTTTTAATGATGatttatttctataaaaaaatttgactcattattagtaaattttttttcatacaatCACATTTTTCATCCGTGAAACTTGATCatgagattttatttaatgaaattaaattcagTATGACTTATACCAAAACTTTTTGTATAAGTTCGAGTCTTTGGaagtgagagtgagagtgagagtgaaactgatcttttcttttcatttgatGTGCTGACCCTTTCAAACGACTAGTCCAACCCCTTGGGTGGGTCAAGAGAGCCTCACGCGTTGTTTCTTCCTTATGGAACGGACTCAGCAACAACATGGAAAGAAGACCGAAAATTCTTTTGTTGCACCTCATCATTCCCAATCCAATATCTTCTCTGTTGTATCTTCTTTCCTATTTTGAACAGAAATGTTACTTGCGCACAATCTAGTGACATGTTGAGAATGAAAATTATCACACAGACTTAAACCACAGACGAATTTACTCAGTTGTAATTATTCAACTAGCCATAAAGAGATTTCCATTTTTAAGTAATAACAACAACATACTACTTAATTAAGGATTATAGATGGTTAAGTAATTGAATTCACTTGGTGAACAGTTTATCTACGAGGGTTTAGGCTGAAAGCAAGTGACATGTCTGGAGTTGAATAGGACTAAACAACAGAAAGGGACGCAATGTAATGTGCATCACATTGCCTAGGTTGATGTTTATGTGCTACGTGAGTCTCATCCCATCCCTGCCCTCCCCATTAATTGGTCCTGCCTTGGGTAGGTGTCTGTCTTGTAATCTGTTAAATGTTAATTAGCAGCGAAGGAAAAAGGTGCTTTTATGAATTCTTGAATTTACTAAAATAGCTTACCGTGTCCcattctaatttaaattttacttagaCAATTTATATAGAGTTGTtggattgaaattttaatttcataataatttttcatatatttaaattttatttgaacattttagaatacatcaaaattttaacttatCATTGGAGTTAacagtttattaaattatttagatattataataatttgaattattaaattagtgattttataaatatgtggataaattttaaataaatcataatatattattttaattaataactaagcataaaaactatgaaataaattattaaataatattttatgataaaatatatcttatcatatatattttgttttaaaataacaaataagtagataaataagaaataatgtattatatttattaaaaaagttatttaaataattatcttttgtatttgccatgaatgatattttgattCCAGCGCTAAACTGTagtttattacatttttataatatgaatattttataagaaaggaATTCTactatacattttaaaaaaataatcataagttaatcattatatataaaaaagtgaataattatttttaaaatataatttttaacttttaaattaacactacattttctcttattttattaattttctctaTTTCTACATAAATCagtgtatattattttaaaaataaaattttcaaattttaaattaatactgCATTAagttt is a genomic window containing:
- the LOC100778475 gene encoding putative anthocyanidin reductase isoform X1, which translates into the protein MVMGEEGCKVCVTGGSGYIGSWLIKKLLAKGYTVHATLRDLKNESKVGLLKSLPQSEGKLVLFEADIYNPNDFDLAIEGCKFVFHVATPMIHEPGSQQYKDTSEAAVAGTKSIFLSCVRAGTVKRLIYTASVVSASPLKEDGSGFKDAMDENCWTPLNDSLAYIYRDDPFLKGYTYSKTLSERHVLSYGNEENGGGMEVVTLTCGLVGGDTLLSSTPASGVVCIAQIMQNERAYISLKFLKELLGKIPLVHVDDVCEAHIFCMESTSISGRFLCASSYISLEEMANHYALHYPEFNVKQEYEDGLKKDIKWASTKLCDKGFVYKYDAKMLLDDCIKCARRMGDI
- the LOC100778475 gene encoding putative anthocyanidin reductase isoform X2, with protein sequence MVMGEEGCKVCVTGGSGYIGSWLIKKLLAKGYTVHATLRDLKNESKVGLLKSLPQSEGKLVLFEADIYNPNDFDLAIEGCKFVFHVATPMIHEPGSQYKDTSEAAVAGTKSIFLSCVRAGTVKRLIYTASVVSASPLKEDGSGFKDAMDENCWTPLNDSLAYIYRDDPFLKGYTYSKTLSERHVLSYGNEENGGGMEVVTLTCGLVGGDTLLSSTPASGVVCIAQIMQNERAYISLKFLKELLGKIPLVHVDDVCEAHIFCMESTSISGRFLCASSYISLEEMANHYALHYPEFNVKQEYEDGLKKDIKWASTKLCDKGFVYKYDAKMLLDDCIKCARRMGDI
- the WRKY43 gene encoding probable WRKY transcription factor 53; this translates as MEESTKRKYTNLIHELIQGKELTKQLSDHLVSSSPSSHETNELLVEKILLSYEKALTMLNWGSIVGEAKTTSLNIMDSRCSFTNSESPRSEVVDREFEHKAVFKKRKTMPRWTEQVKICSRTGLEGSLDDGYSWRKYGQKDILGAKFPRGYYRCTQRNVQGCLATKQVQRSDEDPTTIEVTYRGRHTCTQAKHLNKAFSSNIKIGLGENQFQKNQPLLEKTQQQNPEGIFTFETELKVKTEELETKEDIFPWFSFSSSSIGSENEDNMLPDTMIENHFMESFSPVFISPATSESNPFCLSAYDLDSTGLLCRNIQTSESDITEIVSALTSVTNSPILDLDILLDKGDFDTDFPFNIPEFFSS